A portion of the Tachypleus tridentatus isolate NWPU-2018 unplaced genomic scaffold, ASM421037v1 Hic_cluster_1, whole genome shotgun sequence genome contains these proteins:
- the LOC143241951 gene encoding granulin-like yields the protein MKTAFLVLFSLVVLAGDAYAVVYCGNGWICPDGNTCCLHPNGGFGCCGIRNAVCCCSGETCCPSLHSCSADSTRCNRCPSFAGAVRETHRKRHLSSLLGNLELSTEIKIKTKNL from the exons ATGAAAACCGCATTCCTGGTTCTGTTCTCTCTTGTCGTCCTAGCGGGAGACGCTTATG CTGTTGTTTACTGTGGAAATGGATGGATCTGCCCTGACGGGAATACTTGTTGCTTGCATCCTAATGGTGGTTTCGGTTGTTGCGGAATTCGCAATGCCGTTTGTTGCTGTAGTGGAGAAACATGTTGTCCTTCTCTGCATTCGTGTTCAGCAGATTCTACCAGATGTAATCGATGTCCATCCTTTGCTGGTGCAGTTCGGGAGACGCACCGAAAGCGACATCTATCGTCGCTGCTAGGAAATCTTGAGTTGAGCAcggaaattaaaatcaaaacaaaaaacctttaa